The Azotosporobacter soli genome includes a region encoding these proteins:
- a CDS encoding ABC transporter permease — translation MIRLRALLLKEFIQMGRDRLTFGMLVGIPIFQLLMFGFAINTDVKHLPTIVFDQSLQQEGRDILSAFESSQYFDIQATAANYQDVTAAVESGRCKVGIIIPPDFSENVKHGRSAALQVIVDASDSMSASSAISTAQMIGQLKSQEVLTKRLQSSGGRLLEQPYDVRIRPWYNPDFVSAYYMVPGILGIVLTMTMVMITSMAIVRERERGTLEQLIVTPMKSYELMLGKIIPYIFVGYVQATLALMIGILVFDMPFLGSLTLLYILTTLFIVASLSLGVLISTVTKTQMQAMQLSFAVFLPSVLLSGFMFPRAAMPDFFFHLGQLLPLTFYLEIMRGIVLKGIGIEFLWSQTAALASFIIATLFLSLLKFKKTLA, via the coding sequence ATGATCCGCCTGCGCGCTTTGTTGTTAAAAGAATTCATCCAGATGGGCCGCGACCGTCTGACCTTCGGCATGTTAGTCGGCATTCCGATCTTTCAGCTTTTGATGTTCGGCTTTGCAATCAACACGGACGTCAAACATCTGCCGACCATTGTTTTTGACCAGTCCTTACAGCAGGAAGGGCGCGATATCCTCAGCGCCTTCGAATCCAGTCAGTATTTTGACATCCAAGCAACCGCCGCCAACTATCAGGACGTGACGGCTGCGGTCGAAAGCGGGCGTTGCAAAGTCGGCATCATCATCCCGCCTGACTTCAGTGAAAACGTCAAGCATGGACGCAGCGCAGCGCTGCAAGTAATCGTCGACGCCTCCGACTCGATGTCGGCATCTTCCGCCATCAGCACCGCGCAAATGATCGGGCAGTTGAAATCACAGGAGGTATTGACGAAACGACTGCAAAGCAGCGGCGGACGTCTGCTCGAGCAGCCTTATGACGTTCGCATCCGTCCCTGGTACAATCCTGACTTCGTTTCCGCTTACTACATGGTCCCCGGCATTTTGGGCATCGTCTTGACGATGACGATGGTCATGATCACCTCGATGGCCATCGTACGCGAACGTGAGCGCGGCACGTTGGAACAGCTGATCGTCACGCCGATGAAATCGTATGAACTGATGCTGGGAAAAATCATTCCCTACATCTTTGTCGGCTACGTTCAGGCTACCTTGGCCCTGATGATCGGCATTTTGGTTTTCGACATGCCGTTCTTGGGTAGCCTCACGCTTCTTTACATTCTGACGACGCTGTTCATCGTCGCGTCGCTCTCGCTCGGCGTTTTGATCTCGACCGTGACCAAAACGCAGATGCAGGCGATGCAGCTTTCCTTTGCCGTTTTCTTGCCCAGTGTACTGCTCTCCGGCTTCATGTTCCCCCGCGCCGCAATGCCGGACTTTTTCTTTCATCTCGGCCAACTGCTGCCGCTGACCTTCTATCTTGAAATCATGCGCGGCATCGTACTCAAGGGAATCGGCATCGAGTTTCTTTGGTCGCAGACCGCTGCGCTCGCCTCGTTCATCATCGCCACTTTATTTCTCAGTCTGCTGAAATTCAAAAAAACGTTGGCCTGA
- a CDS encoding ABC transporter ATP-binding protein has protein sequence MTLALHTHELSRTFGDFVAVDKVNLSIPAGSIYGFLGPNGSGKSTTIRMLCGILAPSHGTGRILGLELGSQQEEIRQHIGYMSQKFSLYDDLTVHENLTFYAGMYNLSGGRKQARIDEMLVMSGLQDRRQALTASLSGGFKQRLALGCSILHQPPLLFLDEPTGGVDPKSRRLFWDIIYDLAAAKTTVMVTTHFMDEAEHCDKIGFIFEGKLIADDTPENLKKALPGTLLELPTTTPMALFDSIKAATLPCLDLYPYGTSLHALVQAEQVEAFAPFAPRVIAPSLEDVFVHYVKTNRKELIG, from the coding sequence TTGACGCTCGCACTGCACACACATGAATTGAGCCGCACCTTCGGCGACTTTGTCGCAGTTGATAAAGTAAATCTTTCCATCCCTGCTGGCAGCATATATGGTTTTCTCGGCCCGAACGGTTCCGGCAAATCAACGACGATTCGTATGCTTTGCGGCATACTGGCTCCGTCTCACGGCACAGGAAGGATTTTAGGTCTGGAGCTTGGTTCACAGCAGGAAGAAATTCGGCAGCATATTGGCTACATGTCGCAAAAGTTCAGCCTGTACGATGATTTGACCGTGCACGAAAATCTTACCTTCTACGCCGGAATGTACAATCTATCCGGTGGACGCAAACAGGCGCGCATCGATGAAATGCTAGTCATGTCCGGTTTGCAGGACCGGCGTCAGGCTTTGACCGCCAGTCTGTCCGGCGGTTTCAAGCAGCGGCTGGCGCTCGGCTGCTCGATCCTGCACCAGCCGCCGCTGCTCTTTCTTGACGAACCGACCGGCGGCGTCGATCCCAAATCGCGCCGCTTATTTTGGGATATCATCTATGATTTGGCCGCCGCCAAGACGACTGTGATGGTTACGACCCATTTCATGGATGAAGCGGAACACTGCGATAAGATCGGCTTCATCTTTGAAGGCAAATTGATTGCCGATGATACGCCGGAAAATTTAAAGAAAGCGTTGCCAGGCACGTTGCTTGAACTGCCGACCACAACGCCGATGGCGCTCTTCGATTCCATCAAAGCCGCTACATTGCCCTGCCTCGATCTATACCCCTATGGCACCAGTCTGCATGCTTTGGTGCAAGCGGAGCAAGTGGAAGCTTTTGCTCCGTTTGCGCCGCGCGTGATTGCGCCCAGCCTCGAAGACGTGTTCGTCCATTACGTAAAAACCAACCGCAAGGAGTTGATCGGATGA
- a CDS encoding ABC transporter ATP-binding protein — MIRLEQVVKKFNDQTAVDGISLHVRPGEIFGLVGPDGAGKTTLIRLILGLLPVSSGSIRLLESSSAESVKSQLGYVPQRFSLYGDLTVMENIRLLGALYGAEQAQVDRLGHEILTFTNLLPFKDRLADQLSGGMRQKLALAAGLMHRPKLFFLDEPTTGVDPVSRREFWHMLYHLNQEGMTIFVSTPYMEEAELCHRIAFQHQGRLAALGTPAELKQAYPHRLLELHAAAKDVRRHLHGDYLLDIDSFGEKYHIAVKNPDAALPLIRAQLAANDIPLLSLREITPTLEDVFVALSGKEDML; from the coding sequence ATGATCCGCCTGGAGCAAGTCGTTAAAAAATTTAATGACCAGACGGCGGTAGACGGCATTTCGCTGCATGTCCGGCCCGGCGAAATTTTTGGTTTAGTCGGTCCGGACGGAGCTGGGAAGACGACGCTCATTCGCCTGATTCTCGGCTTGCTGCCGGTCTCGTCCGGCTCGATTCGCCTTTTGGAGAGCAGCAGCGCGGAATCCGTCAAAAGTCAGCTCGGTTATGTGCCGCAGCGTTTCAGCCTCTACGGCGACCTCACGGTGATGGAAAACATTCGCTTGCTTGGCGCGCTCTACGGCGCCGAACAGGCTCAGGTCGACCGTTTGGGGCATGAAATCCTGACGTTTACCAATCTTTTGCCATTCAAAGACCGTTTGGCTGATCAGCTCTCCGGCGGCATGCGGCAAAAACTGGCGCTGGCCGCCGGCCTGATGCACCGGCCAAAACTTTTCTTTCTCGACGAACCGACAACCGGCGTCGATCCCGTATCACGCCGTGAATTCTGGCATATGCTCTATCATCTAAACCAGGAAGGCATGACAATTTTTGTTTCCACGCCCTATATGGAAGAGGCGGAACTTTGTCACCGTATCGCCTTTCAGCATCAGGGACGTCTGGCCGCGCTCGGCACACCCGCTGAATTGAAGCAAGCCTATCCTCACCGCCTGCTCGAACTTCATGCCGCCGCGAAAGATGTCCGACGTCATCTGCACGGCGACTATCTGCTTGATATCGATTCCTTCGGCGAAAAATACCATATCGCCGTCAAGAACCCCGACGCCGCACTTCCGCTGATCCGTGCACAGCTGGCAGCGAACGACATTCCGCTGCTTTCCCTGCGCGAAATAACGCCGACTTTGGAAGATGTCTTCGTGGCGCTCTCGGGAAAGGAGGATATGCTTTGA
- a CDS encoding HlyD family secretion protein: MDRKKIIIAVLLFATLGAATAYKLLGNRPTGITATGTIEVTRADIMPKTNGYLTQFTLQKGDAVQAGQRIAILSRPDLEAQLLRDEAGLSKASAQLSDLEKGARSQELDEATANLAAAESQYQKAHSDFERYSRLYQSGAISSQQFDAARSGDEVANNALSVARARQSLLQSGNRSDVILAQRLEVERSAAIVAASKAALADALIVSPLSGLVLTKNFEAGEYVNPGAAIATVGDMNDCWVKVFIASEQLGLLRIGQAVDVRVDSFPTRVFKGSIKEISQNAEFTPRQSITQKERANQVFAVKVRLDNADGLLKPGMPADVVIP, from the coding sequence ATGGACAGAAAGAAAATCATCATCGCCGTTTTATTGTTTGCGACGTTAGGCGCAGCCACCGCCTACAAGCTGCTCGGCAATCGTCCAACCGGAATTACCGCGACCGGAACAATCGAAGTCACCCGCGCCGACATCATGCCGAAAACGAACGGCTATTTGACGCAGTTCACGCTGCAAAAAGGCGATGCCGTCCAAGCCGGGCAGCGCATTGCCATTCTCTCCCGCCCGGATTTGGAAGCGCAGTTGCTGCGCGACGAAGCCGGTCTCAGCAAAGCAAGCGCTCAACTGTCCGATCTGGAAAAAGGCGCGCGCAGTCAGGAGTTGGATGAAGCGACGGCCAATCTGGCCGCCGCCGAATCGCAATACCAAAAAGCGCATAGTGATTTTGAACGCTATAGCCGCCTCTATCAAAGCGGTGCGATTTCGAGCCAGCAATTCGACGCGGCTCGCTCCGGCGACGAAGTGGCGAATAATGCCTTGTCCGTTGCCCGTGCACGCCAAAGTCTGCTTCAATCCGGCAACCGCAGCGACGTGATTCTTGCGCAGCGCCTGGAAGTGGAGCGTTCTGCGGCGATTGTCGCTGCAAGCAAGGCCGCCTTAGCGGACGCTCTTATCGTCAGTCCGCTGTCGGGTCTGGTTCTGACGAAAAATTTTGAAGCAGGCGAATACGTCAATCCCGGCGCAGCGATCGCAACAGTCGGCGATATGAACGACTGCTGGGTAAAAGTATTTATCGCGTCGGAACAATTGGGACTGTTGCGCATCGGGCAAGCGGTGGACGTCCGCGTCGATTCCTTTCCGACGCGCGTATTCAAGGGCAGCATTAAAGAAATCAGTCAAAATGCCGAATTCACGCCGCGGCAAAGCATCACGCAAAAAGAACGCGCCAACCAGGTATTCGCGGTCAAAGTCCGGCTCGACAACGCCGATGGGTTGCTAAAGCCGGGCATGCCGGCCGATGTGGTCATCCCATGA
- a CDS encoding TetR/AcrR family transcriptional regulator, producing MEQDTRIRLLDAATPLFAQKGLGGVSIRQLADAAAVNSALISYYFSGKEGLYTAVLENQFSSVSESLPSLSDLPADMTARLSCYAELILAAHRRHPYLLRLWHNELANPTPCFESVVKKHIQRFYNFLHACISSGSTSGEFKSDIDPAYAALSLVGILNFYFIAKPFATAFFPERQDHDVRYIEQALHIYLNGIRR from the coding sequence ATGGAACAAGATACCCGAATCCGCCTGCTCGACGCGGCAACGCCGCTCTTTGCGCAAAAAGGCCTCGGCGGCGTATCCATCCGCCAGTTGGCCGATGCCGCCGCTGTAAACAGTGCATTGATTTCCTATTATTTTAGCGGTAAAGAAGGCTTGTACACGGCGGTACTGGAAAATCAGTTTTCCAGTGTATCGGAATCGTTGCCTTCACTGAGCGATTTACCTGCCGACATGACAGCACGTCTTTCCTGTTACGCCGAGCTTATTTTGGCGGCTCATCGGCGTCATCCTTACCTTCTCCGCTTATGGCACAACGAATTGGCCAATCCGACGCCTTGCTTTGAAAGTGTTGTCAAAAAACATATCCAACGCTTTTACAACTTTCTTCATGCCTGTATCTCCAGCGGCAGCACGAGCGGTGAATTCAAATCGGATATTGATCCGGCGTATGCCGCATTATCGCTTGTCGGCATCTTGAATTTTTATTTCATTGCCAAACCGTTTGCCACTGCTTTTTTCCCCGAACGACAAGATCACGACGTCCGTTATATCGAGCAAGCCTTACACATTTATCTGAACGGTATCAGGAGGTAA
- a CDS encoding FMN-dependent NADH-azoreductase: protein MKKVLVVTANPKPTDASYTLRLTEAFLTAYAKRHPDDRIERLDLYAVDIPFIDSTVFSAWGKTENHTPAELKLVGRMNELLDQFLAADKVILAAPMWNFLFPPMVKAYIDNLVIAGKTFSYTETGPVGLLSDKPILLIQARGGLYQEIPFSTFDHATPYLKHVFGFLGIQNFHTLVCEGTNMGLGDASFDVALSQLDALTAKF, encoded by the coding sequence ATGAAAAAAGTACTGGTAGTGACAGCCAATCCCAAGCCAACCGACGCTTCGTATACGCTGCGTCTCACGGAAGCCTTTCTCACAGCCTATGCAAAACGGCACCCCGATGACCGCATCGAACGTCTCGATCTTTACGCAGTGGACATTCCCTTTATCGATAGCACGGTTTTTTCCGCCTGGGGAAAGACAGAAAACCACACGCCCGCTGAATTGAAATTAGTCGGCAGAATGAATGAATTGTTGGATCAATTTCTCGCAGCCGACAAAGTAATCCTTGCCGCTCCGATGTGGAATTTTCTTTTTCCGCCTATGGTAAAGGCTTATATCGACAATCTGGTCATCGCCGGAAAAACGTTTTCATACACGGAAACCGGTCCGGTTGGTCTGCTGAGCGACAAACCGATCCTTTTGATTCAAGCGCGCGGCGGTCTGTATCAGGAAATTCCGTTCAGCACATTCGACCATGCCACGCCGTACCTGAAGCATGTCTTCGGCTTCCTTGGCATTCAAAACTTTCACACGTTGGTGTGCGAAGGCACCAATATGGGCTTAGGCGACGCCAGCTTCGACGTCGCACTGAGTCAACTCGACGCACTCACAGCTAAGTTCTGA
- a CDS encoding VOC family protein: MKIKRMDATISTDKLQESKEFYMKHFGFRLVYEGDWYVELLSPTLNAGISFTLPQREAGEFFNGRGLILSFEVEDVETELQRLKDEGLLIYQELQDKPWGERSFIVNDPNGVHLYIFQSIEPTPEYKEIYASFQNK, translated from the coding sequence ATGAAAATCAAACGAATGGATGCGACGATCAGTACCGATAAATTACAGGAGTCGAAAGAATTTTACATGAAGCATTTTGGCTTCCGCTTAGTATATGAAGGAGATTGGTATGTTGAACTGCTCTCGCCGACGCTTAATGCCGGAATCAGTTTTACCTTACCGCAGCGGGAAGCGGGAGAATTTTTTAATGGCCGCGGCTTGATCTTGTCGTTTGAAGTGGAGGATGTCGAAACGGAATTGCAGCGACTGAAAGATGAAGGACTGCTGATTTATCAGGAATTGCAGGACAAGCCTTGGGGGGAACGCAGCTTTATCGTGAACGATCCGAATGGCGTTCATTTGTATATCTTCCAATCTATCGAGCCTACGCCGGAGTACAAGGAAATTTATGCGTCGTTTCAAAACAAATAA
- a CDS encoding MgtC/SapB family protein: MTLTEFTIRIACAFLLGAAIGFERQWRQRMAGLRTNTLVATGSALFVALAALTVNDASPSRIAAQIVSGIGFLGAGVIMRDGFDIRGLNTAATLWCSAAIGALTGSGYLVEAIMGTGVILAANVLLRPLARNVNRHSVITGEEEVRYSIMIICDAGHEAQVRGQMLQASEGDGLSLIGLHSQELRNDAAQVKVDAKMVCVGRIDAVVESLVGRIRLTEGTAAVSWQVDL; this comes from the coding sequence ATGACATTGACAGAATTCACCATCCGCATTGCCTGCGCCTTCTTACTGGGTGCGGCGATCGGATTTGAAAGGCAGTGGCGACAACGGATGGCCGGACTGCGTACCAATACGCTGGTCGCGACAGGATCGGCGCTGTTTGTCGCTTTGGCGGCGTTGACCGTTAACGATGCCAGCCCCAGCCGTATTGCCGCGCAAATTGTCTCCGGCATCGGTTTTTTGGGAGCCGGGGTCATCATGCGTGACGGTTTTGATATCAGGGGCTTGAACACGGCGGCGACGCTTTGGTGCTCGGCGGCCATCGGTGCATTGACCGGTTCTGGTTATCTGGTGGAAGCGATAATGGGGACTGGCGTCATTTTAGCCGCTAACGTACTGCTTCGACCTTTGGCGCGCAACGTGAACCGCCATAGCGTGATCACTGGCGAAGAAGAAGTACGATATTCGATTATGATCATTTGCGATGCCGGGCATGAAGCACAAGTGCGCGGCCAGATGCTGCAGGCGTCGGAAGGCGACGGTTTGTCGCTGATCGGTTTACATAGCCAGGAATTGCGCAACGATGCCGCTCAAGTCAAGGTGGATGCGAAGATGGTCTGCGTCGGGCGCATTGATGCCGTCGTGGAGAGTCTGGTGGGGCGGATCCGCCTGACGGAAGGTACGGCAGCGGTCAGCTGGCAGGTCGATCTGTAA
- a CDS encoding MFS transporter has protein sequence MKELVTLLAYGTYLFMGGIGSLNSLAILEMGETFQVDSGVISYWLTLGSIGTTLAVYANGYLLSRIGPRQIALTATACAAGGCLLVASAGSLLMLGEGILLGGIGIGLMSSAANYLLVATHNEEERTGKLMLVNFCYSLAAILTPLWAGWLLAKEWSWQPLYQGCLFFVVLWLVLARRLPKQPLPQAKQEDTGRQSWPMRVYLAGTIFVLYVIAEVTYFSWLVVYLREAAALDVKSAGIALSLFWACMAAGRLTSGLLGRWLPLRTYLAISLLVAAFAYLGLLLAPGNRLACFILTGLAGLACSGLYAALLAFGTQQAEQATPSLISFFLGGGSIAGIVSGAFGGFLKQSGGVDACLALSAALLVVVLLLFGVARHLENVEQEEADALPS, from the coding sequence ATGAAAGAGCTGGTTACCCTTTTAGCATATGGAACCTACTTGTTTATGGGCGGCATTGGAAGCTTGAACAGCCTTGCGATTCTTGAAATGGGAGAAACGTTTCAGGTGGACAGCGGTGTGATCAGTTATTGGTTGACGCTTGGTTCAATTGGAACGACATTGGCTGTGTATGCCAACGGTTATTTACTGAGTCGAATCGGACCGCGCCAGATTGCGTTGACGGCTACGGCGTGCGCCGCCGGCGGTTGTCTGCTGGTGGCATCGGCAGGCAGCTTGCTGATGTTGGGTGAGGGAATCCTGCTTGGCGGCATCGGCATCGGTCTGATGTCTTCGGCAGCCAACTATCTGCTCGTGGCAACGCATAATGAGGAGGAACGCACCGGTAAATTAATGCTGGTTAACTTTTGCTACAGTTTGGCTGCGATTTTAACGCCGCTGTGGGCAGGCTGGTTATTGGCCAAAGAATGGAGTTGGCAACCGCTCTATCAAGGCTGTCTGTTTTTTGTCGTGTTATGGCTCGTGCTGGCTAGGCGTTTGCCGAAGCAGCCGCTGCCGCAGGCAAAACAGGAGGACACGGGCCGTCAGTCATGGCCAATGCGCGTTTATTTGGCGGGAACGATTTTTGTTCTGTACGTCATTGCCGAAGTTACCTATTTTAGTTGGCTGGTTGTTTATTTGCGCGAAGCGGCCGCGTTGGATGTGAAAAGCGCAGGCATCGCGCTGTCTCTGTTTTGGGCTTGCATGGCGGCCGGGCGTTTGACGTCCGGATTACTGGGGCGTTGGTTGCCGCTTAGAACGTATTTGGCGATATCGCTCTTAGTCGCAGCGTTTGCCTATCTTGGTCTGCTCTTGGCGCCGGGCAATCGTTTAGCTTGCTTTATCTTGACAGGGCTGGCCGGCCTGGCTTGCTCAGGACTCTATGCGGCCTTGCTGGCCTTTGGCACGCAACAGGCGGAACAGGCTACGCCTTCGCTGATTTCTTTCTTTTTGGGCGGCGGTTCGATTGCCGGTATTGTCTCCGGTGCGTTTGGCGGTTTTTTGAAGCAAAGCGGCGGCGTCGATGCCTGTCTGGCACTGAGCGCCGCGCTGCTGGTTGTCGTATTGCTGCTCTTTGGCGTCGCGCGGCATCTGGAAAATGTGGAACAGGAAGAGGCGGATGCACTTCCTTCATAA
- a CDS encoding cyclic 2,3-diphosphoglycerate synthase has protein sequence MERIRVIIMGAAGRDFHVFNTCFRNDASYQVVAFTAAQIPNISGRDYPAELAGPLYPAGIPVWPEAELPSLIAAYDVRQVIFAYSDISHLNLMHIASAILAAGADFRLAGPLSTMLHATKPVISVCAVRTGAGKSQTTRYITSLLQEKGKRIVVVRHPMPYGDLLRQRCQRFATLADLDLQRCSIEEREEYEPHLNAGTVVYAGVDYEAILEEAQQEADILVWDGGNNDFPFYQPNFHIVVADPLRPGHEISYHPGETNLRMAAAVIINKTNIAAVAAISEVEDNCRRMAPQAAILHAASILHVENESLLQGKRVLVIEDGPSLTHGELPYGAGVIAAQQYGAQIIDAKPFAVGSLRDTYAAFPHLEQALPAMGYGSAQLADLSATIENCPCDLILSATPIDLRRVLSIAKPLLRVRYDLKEVSGPSLSSLLERFF, from the coding sequence ATGGAACGAATCCGCGTGATCATCATGGGCGCTGCCGGACGCGATTTTCATGTCTTTAACACCTGCTTTCGCAATGACGCCAGTTATCAGGTCGTCGCTTTTACCGCAGCGCAAATCCCGAACATCTCCGGGCGCGACTACCCTGCCGAATTGGCCGGGCCTCTTTATCCTGCCGGAATTCCTGTTTGGCCGGAAGCAGAGCTTCCTTCGCTCATTGCCGCCTATGACGTCCGCCAGGTTATTTTCGCCTACAGTGATATTTCCCATCTAAATCTGATGCATATCGCATCCGCCATCTTAGCGGCCGGCGCTGATTTTCGTCTGGCCGGTCCGCTCAGCACCATGTTGCATGCGACAAAGCCGGTTATCTCGGTTTGCGCGGTTCGCACCGGCGCCGGAAAAAGTCAGACCACCCGCTACATTACCTCCTTGCTGCAGGAAAAAGGCAAGCGAATCGTCGTCGTCCGCCATCCCATGCCGTACGGAGATCTTTTACGCCAACGCTGTCAACGTTTTGCAACGCTGGCTGATCTGGATCTGCAGCGCTGTTCGATTGAAGAACGCGAAGAATATGAACCCCATCTAAACGCCGGCACCGTCGTCTACGCCGGTGTTGATTACGAAGCCATATTAGAAGAGGCACAGCAGGAAGCGGATATCCTTGTCTGGGATGGAGGAAACAACGATTTTCCTTTTTACCAGCCCAATTTCCACATCGTAGTGGCCGACCCTCTGCGCCCCGGTCATGAAATCAGCTATCATCCGGGTGAAACGAACTTGCGCATGGCTGCGGCCGTCATCATCAACAAGACAAACATTGCCGCGGTCGCAGCGATAAGCGAAGTAGAGGACAACTGTCGTCGGATGGCGCCGCAGGCCGCCATCCTGCACGCCGCTTCCATACTCCATGTGGAAAACGAATCGCTGCTGCAAGGCAAACGCGTATTGGTAATCGAAGACGGCCCCAGTCTGACGCATGGCGAATTACCGTACGGCGCGGGCGTCATCGCCGCCCAACAATACGGCGCGCAAATCATCGATGCCAAGCCGTTTGCCGTAGGCAGTCTGCGCGATACCTATGCAGCCTTCCCGCATCTTGAACAAGCCTTGCCGGCCATGGGCTACGGCAGCGCTCAGCTTGCCGATTTGTCCGCAACAATCGAAAACTGCCCGTGCGATCTGATCTTATCCGCCACCCCGATCGACTTACGCCGCGTTCTTTCTATCGCCAAACCACTCCTGCGCGTTCGCTATGATTTAAAAGAAGTCAGCGGTCCCTCACTTTCCAGTCTGCTGGAACGTTTTTTCTGA
- a CDS encoding type 1 glutamine amidotransferase domain-containing protein, with translation MSTAPRKILQLIADDFEDLELWYPVLRLREAGAKVILAGESAGAIYHGKYGVPATSDISFQQIRADEYDALLVPGGWAPDKLRRDQTVLELVRSMDQARKPIGQICHAGWVLISAHILKGRRVTSTPGIKDDMMNAGALWFNETVVVDEHLVSSRRPPDLPAYMQAFLGVLSKYKPVR, from the coding sequence GTGTCAACTGCTCCGCGAAAAATCCTACAGCTCATTGCCGACGATTTCGAAGACCTAGAGCTTTGGTATCCGGTGCTGCGTTTGCGTGAAGCCGGAGCCAAGGTAATTCTCGCCGGAGAATCCGCCGGCGCTATTTATCACGGAAAATATGGCGTTCCAGCCACTTCTGACATTTCCTTTCAGCAAATTCGCGCCGACGAATATGATGCCTTGCTGGTTCCGGGCGGCTGGGCGCCGGACAAATTACGCCGCGACCAGACAGTACTTGAATTGGTTCGCAGCATGGATCAGGCGCGTAAACCAATCGGCCAAATCTGTCATGCCGGTTGGGTCCTAATTTCTGCCCATATCCTTAAAGGACGACGCGTTACCAGCACGCCTGGCATCAAGGATGATATGATGAACGCAGGCGCGCTTTGGTTCAATGAAACAGTCGTCGTAGACGAACATCTGGTCTCCAGTCGCCGCCCCCCCGATTTGCCCGCTTACATGCAAGCCTTTCTCGGCGTCCTTAGCAAATATAAACCCGTCCGCTAG